From the Manihot esculenta cultivar AM560-2 chromosome 3, M.esculenta_v8, whole genome shotgun sequence genome, one window contains:
- the LOC122723309 gene encoding glycine-rich cell wall structural protein 1.8-like, with protein sequence MGLSQLLYLFTFLGATSILFLISELLLPALLLHENSHLRNLAYTPRSLKVYYFLIMSTLLYVSGSHHGIVNTGMIQTRTKTSAYESHEYYTAGTGDGNGDGERGLGTGTGTGDWGPGTGDGDGDGDGGGERGRGAGSGDWGLGTGDGGRGRGRGRGRGRGRGRGAGSGERGERGRAKTDVV encoded by the exons ATGGGTCTAAGCCAATTGCTAtacctttttactttcctgggGGCTACTTCAATTCTTTTTCTGATTTCTGAACTACTCCTTCCTGCACTACTTCTCCACGAGAACTCACACCTACGGAACTTGGCATACACGCCACGTTCTCTCAAGGTCTACTATTTTCTGATCATGAGCACTCTCCTCTATGTTTCTGGATCTCATCACGGTATTGTCAATACCGGAATGATTCAGACTCGCACTAAAACCTCTGCTTATGAGAGTCATGAATACTATACAG cGGGGACTGGGGACGGGAACGGGGACGGGGAGCGGGgactggggacggggacggggactgGGGACTGGGGACCTGGGACTGGGGACGGGgatggggacggggacgggggcGGGGAGCGGGGGCGGGGAGCGGGGAGCGGGGACTGGGGACTGGGGACTGGGGAcgggggacggggacggggacggggacggggacgggggcGGGGGCGGGGGCGGGGAGCGGGGAGCGGGGAGCGGGGAGAGCGGGGAAGAGCTAAAACCGACGTAGTttag
- the LOC110610620 gene encoding geranylgeranyl pyrophosphate synthase 11, chloroplastic — MAGVLSSAVHGNPIARIVSGSNPNRPLFFHRPLAVAVSTTHQSYWSSVNADIDAHLNKSIPSKPPLVVFEPMRHLTFSAPQTTAPALCIAACELVGGHRDQAIAAASALHLMHASAFTHENLPLTERPKPTFDHTYGPNIRLLMADGMIAFGFELLARADNNSNRVLRAIIEISRAMGTQGVMAGQYNESQLGESDGTEAFHVGWLHNVCSKKGGVLHACAGACGATLGGGSEEEIEKLRRYGLYVGTIQGILNRVEKNEWSIKEVKELRVLGLRELKDFNQEKVRTISSLVETYF; from the coding sequence ATGGCCGGGGTTCTCTCTTCCGCCGTACATGGCAATCCCATAGCTCGTATTGTCTCCGGTTCCAACCCCAACCGTCCATTATTTTTTCATAGACCCTTGGCGGTTGCTGTGTCTACTACTCACCAGTCTTATTGGAGCTCCGTAAATGCTGACATTGACGCCCATCTCAACAAGTCAATTCCCTCAAAACCACCGCTGGTTGTCTTCGAGCCCATGCGTCATTTGACCTTCTCCGCCCCACAAACCACCGCACCCGCCTTGTGTATCGCCGCTTGTGAGCTCGTTGGTGGCCACCGGGACCAAGCCATTGCTGCAGCATCTGCTTTGCATCTTATGCATGCTTCCGCTTTCACTCATGAGAACCTCCCTTTGACGGAGAGGCCCAAGCCCACTTTTGACCATACCTATGGCCCCAACATTAGACTTCTAATGGCAGATGGAATGATAGCATTCGGGTTTGAGTTACTGGCTCGGGCCGACAACAATTCGAATCGGGTTTTGCGTGCAATCATCGAGATCTCACGTGCCATGGGTACACAAGGGGTGATGGCAGGGCAATATAATGAGTCACAACTTGGAGAATCGGACGGGACGGAAGCTTTCCACGTGGGATGGCTACATAATGTATGTAGCAAAAAGGGAGGTGTATTGCACGCGTGTGCAGGTGCGTGTGGGGCAACATTAGGAGGTGGAAGCGAGGAGGAGATTGAAAAATTGAGAAGGTATGGCTTATATGTGGGGACGATACAAGGGATCCTTAATAGGGTAGAAAAAAATGAGTGGTCAATAAAAGAGGTGAAAGAGTTGAGAGTTTTGGGTCTTAGAGAATTGAAAGATTTCAATCAAGAAAAGGTTAGAACAATTTCTAGCCTCGTTGAAACCTACTTTTGA